From the genome of Deinococcus aerolatus, one region includes:
- a CDS encoding DUF2721 domain-containing protein translates to MAETSLGVLSAMITPAVLISGAGTLLMSTSMRVGRATDRVRHLTARFRFLVSAEGQQEPRARQEKQMIVRQLPRLARRTRLLVRAMTALYVAVALLVLTSILIGGASLLGELSGVLPVLLAVAGSASLAYAALLLSFETRLSARTTREEMDFLVGLGEHYSALYDDTYPDLDSDAGTAPVPVSPASKPRL, encoded by the coding sequence ATGGCCGAGACCAGCCTGGGCGTTCTGAGCGCCATGATCACGCCCGCCGTCCTGATCAGCGGCGCCGGCACGCTGCTGATGAGCACCAGCATGCGGGTGGGGCGGGCCACCGACCGGGTGCGCCACCTGACGGCCCGCTTCCGGTTTCTGGTGTCGGCGGAGGGCCAGCAGGAGCCCCGCGCCCGCCAGGAAAAACAGATGATTGTGCGGCAGTTGCCGCGTCTGGCGCGGCGTACCCGGCTGCTGGTGCGGGCCATGACGGCGCTGTACGTGGCGGTGGCCCTGCTGGTGCTGACCAGCATCCTGATCGGCGGCGCGTCCCTGCTGGGCGAGCTATCCGGCGTGCTGCCGGTGCTGCTGGCGGTGGCCGGCTCGGCCTCGCTGGCCTACGCGGCCCTGCTGCTCAGCTTCGAGACCCGCCTGAGCGCGCGCACCACCCGCGAGGAGATGGACTTTCTGGTGGGACTGGGCGAACACTATTCGGCCCTCTACGACGACACCTACCCCGATCTGGACTCGGACGCGGGCACGGCGCCCGTGCCTGTGTCCCCGGCCTCAAAGCCGCGCCTCTAG